Proteins encoded within one genomic window of Candidatus Methylomirabilota bacterium:
- a CDS encoding cation:proton antiporter: protein MEFRDLLLGLVLVWLAAKLAGEGMERIGQTAVLGELLAGVIIGPGVLGLVHESEMLHALAELGVLILLFEVGLESDLGELLRAGAQATLVALIGVTLPFAVGYGVMHALGSPGLVAVFVGATLTATSVGITARVLADLGRLHDAAAKVILGAAVVDDILGLIILAVVTGIAQTGSMSLWSVSMLSAKAVLFLLVAILVGIRLAPTLIDWIGRLKARGTLIVYSVVFAVALAATADLIGLATIIGAFAAGLVLATTERRSHIEERVKPVADLLVPVFFVTIGMKVQPWMLNPFAENAQFGIAMLLTAVAVASKLTAGLAVYQRGVRRWPVAVGMVPRGEVGLIFAGAGLAAGVIAEDLYSALVAVVMLTTFVAPPWLKALYKAPK from the coding sequence GTGGAGTTCCGTGACCTATTGCTAGGACTCGTCCTCGTCTGGCTTGCGGCAAAGCTCGCCGGGGAGGGCATGGAGCGGATCGGCCAGACTGCCGTCCTGGGTGAACTCTTGGCCGGAGTCATCATTGGGCCGGGTGTCCTGGGACTCGTGCACGAATCGGAAATGCTGCACGCCCTCGCGGAGTTGGGCGTCCTGATCCTCCTCTTCGAAGTGGGGCTGGAATCCGATCTCGGCGAGCTGCTGCGGGCTGGTGCCCAGGCGACGCTGGTCGCCCTGATCGGCGTCACGCTGCCGTTCGCGGTAGGTTACGGCGTCATGCACGCACTGGGCTCCCCGGGGCTCGTGGCTGTCTTCGTCGGCGCCACGCTCACCGCGACCAGCGTCGGTATTACGGCCCGCGTGCTCGCCGACCTCGGTCGTCTTCACGATGCTGCCGCGAAGGTTATCCTCGGGGCGGCAGTCGTGGACGACATCCTCGGTCTGATCATCCTCGCGGTAGTGACGGGGATCGCTCAGACTGGCAGCATGTCGCTGTGGTCGGTGAGCATGCTGTCGGCAAAGGCGGTCCTGTTCCTGCTAGTGGCCATCCTGGTGGGCATTCGGCTCGCGCCCACTCTGATCGACTGGATCGGACGCCTGAAGGCACGAGGGACCCTGATCGTCTACTCGGTCGTCTTCGCGGTGGCGCTAGCAGCCACCGCCGACCTCATCGGTCTGGCGACGATTATCGGGGCGTTCGCAGCAGGACTGGTTCTGGCGACGACGGAGCGACGTTCTCACATCGAGGAGCGCGTCAAGCCAGTCGCCGATCTTCTGGTGCCGGTGTTCTTCGTCACGATAGGGATGAAGGTCCAACCCTGGATGCTGAACCCGTTTGCCGAGAACGCACAGTTCGGCATCGCAATGCTGTTGACAGCAGTCGCTGTCGCCTCCAAGTTGACGGCTGGCCTCGCCGTCTACCAGCGCGGTGTGCGTCGGTGGCCGGTGGCGGTCGGTATGGTGCCGCGCGGCGAAGTCGGTCTGATCTTCGCAGGGGCAGGCCTTGCAGCGGGCGTGATCGCAGAGGACTTGTACTCAGCGCTCGTCGCGGTGGTGATGCTTACGACGTTCGTGGCTCCTCCGTGGCTGAAGGCCCTTTATAAGGCCCCGAAGTAG
- a CDS encoding hemolysin family protein, with protein sequence MAVGILANGVFAGSEIALVSSRISRLAELRQRSVRGAAAAMQLKETPETFLATIQIAITAVGTLTSAVGGATAVEALSPWLMRVGLGGAAQTVALGIVIVAITYTSLIIGELTPKAIALGDPERLACLMAPLIAAISRASALIVHVLSASTNLVLKLLGMGTPKESPFVSEEDVRYLVREGARKGIFEKLEEQLVHNVFEFADTTVREIMTPCPHVKGLELGTAPEAVLGKALEVGHSRIPVYQGSVEAIVGIVTLKDLLAVVARGETLRLPSLLRAAVFVPETVRISHLLRQLQQTR encoded by the coding sequence ATCGCGGTCGGCATTCTCGCGAACGGCGTCTTCGCCGGCTCTGAGATCGCGCTGGTGTCGTCACGCATCAGCCGCCTAGCCGAGCTGCGGCAGCGATCGGTTCGCGGGGCAGCCGCCGCGATGCAGCTCAAAGAGACGCCCGAGACCTTCCTCGCCACGATTCAGATTGCGATCACGGCGGTGGGAACGCTGACCTCCGCCGTCGGTGGCGCGACGGCCGTCGAAGCCCTCTCCCCGTGGCTCATGCGGGTTGGTCTGGGCGGGGCCGCCCAGACCGTTGCGCTCGGCATCGTGATCGTGGCGATCACGTACACGTCTCTAATCATTGGCGAGCTGACGCCGAAGGCGATCGCGCTGGGCGACCCCGAACGCCTGGCCTGCCTGATGGCGCCACTGATCGCCGCGATCAGCCGGGCATCGGCGTTGATCGTTCATGTCCTGAGCGCTTCGACGAACCTCGTTTTGAAGCTTCTGGGGATGGGAACGCCGAAGGAGTCGCCGTTCGTGTCGGAGGAAGACGTCAGGTACCTGGTCCGTGAGGGCGCTCGGAAGGGCATCTTCGAGAAGCTCGAGGAGCAGCTGGTGCACAACGTCTTCGAATTCGCCGATACGACGGTTCGGGAGATCATGACCCCGTGCCCACACGTCAAAGGGCTTGAACTCGGCACAGCCCCGGAGGCTGTTCTTGGGAAAGCCCTGGAGGTCGGCCACTCCCGGATCCCGGTGTATCAGGGCTCGGTCGAGGCGATCGTGGGCATCGTGACACTGAAAGACCTGCTGGCCGTCGTGGCCCGTGGCGAGACGCTGCGATTGCCGTCCCTCCTGCGGGCGGCGGTGTTCGTGCCTGAGACCGTCCGGATTAGTCATCTGCTGCGCCAGCTCCAACAGACACGCTAG
- a CDS encoding CoA transferase: MSEPPALPGAGRGGALAGVVIVELAETLAGEMAGGLLADLGATVIKIEPATGSPMRRRGPGLDGEDSLAFQSENRGKYSVRAEIADLSAEPWLARLLATADALVEDLGPGRLETAGLGPAALERRNPRLVTLRISPFGQTGPLAGVRGDDRIAQAFSGMQFVTGFPDRAPLAVTVPLAEGWTAIHGASGLLMAVFHARRSSRGQVVDIGLYQTALRMQEEVVVRHDRTGTVAERLGTESPIVVPANVYRTRDGGWIAVSGAGDQPFARLCQAIEKPDAPKDPRFSTPAARLQNRPASDELVGTWIAAHDQADVEARFAAAGVAGTAVRSADDIVGDAHVKAREAIVPLTSATGTEFLAPAAVPKLSRTPAAPPRRAPRLGEHTDIVRSAIEWLEARARVDAPERTFSSGWGPLRGVRVLDLSQWLAGPAAAALLGDFGADVIMVELPSVAADAQGRKSPGFVVTNRNKRSITLDVRAPVGREAFLALVRQSDVIVENFRPGTLERWDLAPATLLAANPRLVLLRSSGFGQSGPYTARAAFNPVGLAFGGITYLNGWPDRPPVRDGVMAGDYSTALFNVLGMVAALLRRDADGQGQVVDTAMFEAALRLTGDLLAARSALGIRRERAGGESPLYPASVTVEAADGRFVAASAPSWSAVGEALTRLGRRPPPEDRDGVREDVVKLVGTLPAAEAVAALRGAGLAASAVNSVADLVREPHCWSRGDLVRLTHPEMGEIVTQGIVPLLSRTPGRVAGWSRRPGSDNEAVLGGLLGYTTARIRELG; encoded by the coding sequence ATGAGCGAGCCCCCCGCGCTGCCTGGCGCCGGGCGCGGTGGCGCGCTCGCCGGGGTGGTGATCGTGGAGCTGGCCGAGACGCTCGCCGGCGAGATGGCGGGCGGGCTCCTCGCCGATCTCGGGGCCACCGTGATCAAGATCGAGCCGGCGACCGGCTCGCCGATGCGGCGGCGCGGGCCCGGTCTCGACGGCGAGGACTCGCTCGCCTTCCAGTCGGAGAACCGTGGGAAGTATTCGGTGAGGGCCGAGATCGCGGATCTCTCGGCCGAGCCGTGGTTGGCGCGGCTGCTCGCCACCGCCGACGCGCTGGTGGAGGACCTGGGGCCGGGGCGGCTCGAGACGGCGGGGCTCGGGCCAGCGGCGCTGGAGCGCCGCAACCCGCGGCTCGTCACTCTGCGCATCTCGCCCTTCGGGCAGACCGGCCCGCTGGCCGGCGTCCGTGGCGACGACCGCATCGCCCAGGCCTTCTCCGGCATGCAGTTCGTCACCGGGTTCCCGGACCGTGCGCCGCTGGCGGTCACGGTGCCGCTGGCCGAGGGCTGGACCGCGATCCACGGCGCGAGCGGGCTCTTGATGGCGGTCTTTCACGCCCGGCGCAGCAGCCGCGGACAGGTGGTGGACATCGGCCTCTATCAGACCGCGCTGCGGATGCAGGAAGAGGTGGTCGTGCGCCACGACCGGACCGGGACAGTGGCCGAGCGGCTCGGCACCGAGTCGCCCATCGTGGTGCCGGCGAACGTCTACCGCACGCGGGACGGCGGCTGGATCGCGGTGTCCGGCGCGGGCGACCAGCCCTTCGCCCGCCTCTGCCAGGCGATCGAGAAGCCCGACGCGCCGAAGGATCCGCGGTTCTCCACGCCCGCCGCGCGGCTCCAGAACCGGCCGGCCTCCGACGAGCTGGTGGGCACGTGGATCGCCGCGCACGACCAGGCCGACGTCGAGGCTCGCTTCGCCGCGGCCGGCGTGGCCGGGACCGCGGTGCGCTCGGCGGACGACATCGTGGGGGACGCGCACGTGAAGGCGCGCGAGGCCATCGTGCCTCTCACGTCGGCGACCGGAACGGAGTTCCTCGCGCCCGCGGCAGTGCCGAAGCTCTCGCGGACCCCGGCCGCGCCTCCGCGGCGCGCCCCCCGGCTCGGTGAGCATACGGACATCGTCCGATCGGCGATCGAGTGGCTCGAGGCCCGGGCGCGAGTCGACGCGCCGGAGCGGACGTTCTCCAGCGGATGGGGCCCGCTGCGCGGGGTCCGCGTGCTCGACCTCTCGCAGTGGCTGGCCGGCCCCGCGGCCGCCGCCCTGCTCGGCGACTTCGGCGCCGACGTGATCATGGTCGAGCTGCCAAGCGTGGCCGCGGATGCCCAGGGCCGCAAGAGCCCGGGCTTCGTCGTCACCAACCGCAACAAGCGCAGCATCACACTCGATGTGCGCGCGCCCGTCGGACGGGAGGCGTTCCTCGCGCTGGTTCGGCAGAGCGACGTGATCGTGGAGAACTTCCGGCCCGGCACGCTCGAGCGCTGGGATCTCGCTCCGGCCACCCTCCTCGCGGCCAACCCGCGGCTCGTGCTGCTGCGCTCGTCCGGCTTCGGGCAGAGCGGGCCCTACACCGCACGCGCCGCGTTCAACCCGGTCGGGCTCGCCTTCGGCGGGATTACCTATCTCAATGGCTGGCCGGACCGCCCGCCGGTGCGCGACGGGGTCATGGCCGGCGACTACTCCACCGCGCTCTTCAACGTGTTGGGCATGGTGGCCGCGCTGTTGCGGCGCGACGCGGACGGCCAGGGGCAGGTGGTGGACACCGCGATGTTCGAGGCCGCCCTCCGGCTGACCGGCGACCTGCTGGCGGCGCGCAGCGCACTCGGCATCCGCCGCGAGCGCGCGGGTGGGGAGTCGCCGCTCTACCCGGCCAGCGTCACCGTCGAGGCCGCCGACGGCCGCTTCGTGGCGGCGTCGGCTCCGTCCTGGAGCGCCGTTGGCGAGGCGCTCACGCGGCTGGGCCGTCGGCCGCCGCCCGAGGATCGCGACGGCGTTCGCGAGGACGTGGTCAAGCTGGTCGGCACGCTGCCCGCCGCCGAGGCGGTCGCCGCGCTTCGTGGCGCCGGGCTGGCAGCGAGCGCGGTCAACTCGGTGGCCGACCTGGTGCGCGAGCCGCATTGCTGGAGCCGCGGCGATCTGGTGCGGCTCACCCATCCGGAGATGGGCGAGATCGTCACGCAGGGGATCGTGCCATTGCTCTCCCGCACCCCGGGCCGGGTGGCCGGCTGGTCGCGACGGCCGGGATCCGACAACGAGGCCGTCCTCGGAGGGCTCCTGGGTTACACGACGGCCCGGATCCGGGAGCTCGGATGA
- a CDS encoding amidohydrolase family protein: MLRIIDMECSVPYGANVEKKPAAAPAEAAGAATEKPAGYGMANYGRIFRARREGADHRPDEELDDYVEKLGKLGIVRSVPFGISNEEQAQLLRRFPGRFLGLARISINAFHGMSGVRELERLVRDEGFCALGISALVDCIPARDRRYYPLYTKAAELGIPVRIYSSMNYANDRPYDLGHPANLDQVAMDFPELKIIGGLGGWPWVNEMVALVRRHPNLYMDTSAHRGRYLGQPGSGWEMLMQFGNTLIQDKVLVGLSAGLIGQPYETLIQEYLALPLKDAVKEKWLYGNAARVFGLA; this comes from the coding sequence ATGCTACGGATCATCGACATGGAGTGCAGCGTGCCGTACGGGGCGAACGTGGAGAAGAAGCCCGCCGCGGCCCCAGCGGAGGCGGCGGGCGCCGCGACGGAGAAGCCCGCCGGCTACGGCATGGCCAACTACGGGCGGATCTTCCGCGCCCGGCGCGAGGGAGCCGACCACCGTCCGGACGAGGAGTTGGACGACTACGTCGAGAAGCTCGGCAAGCTCGGCATCGTGCGCTCGGTCCCTTTCGGCATCTCGAATGAGGAGCAGGCGCAGCTCCTGCGGCGGTTCCCCGGCCGCTTCCTGGGGCTGGCCCGGATCAGCATCAACGCGTTCCACGGCATGAGCGGGGTGCGCGAGCTGGAGCGCCTGGTGCGCGACGAGGGCTTCTGTGCCCTGGGCATCTCGGCGCTGGTGGACTGCATCCCCGCACGCGACCGCCGCTACTACCCGCTCTACACCAAGGCGGCCGAGCTGGGCATCCCGGTGCGCATCTACTCCTCGATGAACTACGCCAACGATCGCCCTTATGACCTCGGCCACCCGGCCAACCTCGACCAGGTCGCGATGGATTTCCCCGAGCTCAAGATCATCGGCGGGCTCGGCGGCTGGCCCTGGGTGAACGAGATGGTCGCGCTGGTGCGCCGGCACCCGAACCTGTACATGGACACGTCCGCGCATCGCGGACGGTACCTGGGCCAGCCCGGCTCGGGCTGGGAGATGCTGATGCAGTTCGGCAACACGCTGATCCAGGACAAGGTGCTGGTTGGCCTGTCGGCCGGGCTAATCGGGCAGCCGTACGAGACGCTGATCCAGGAGTACCTCGCGCTGCCGCTGAAGGACGCGGTCAAGGAGAAGTGGCTCTACGGCAACGCGGCCCGCGTCTTCGGGCTGGCATGA
- a CDS encoding ABC transporter substrate-binding protein, protein MRAILTILTAILLFLPAPAHAQSVLRIGLNDDPDALDPTISRAYTGRLVFAALCDKLFDVTPDLKIVPQLATGYEWAADRKSIVIKLRPGVRFQDGEPFNAEAVRFNIDRHQNTPGSFRKSEIAEIASVDVVNDLTVRFNLSQPLVPLLAALTDRAGMMVSPKAAKALGDKLGTQPVCAGPYKFVQRVAQGKIVVEKVADYWDKGAFSIDRIEFVPITDSTSRLASLRSGDLQMIERASPTDLAEIRGDSKLKVTGVPELGYQMIPLNVANGAKSKVFADARVRQALDLAIDRETLVKTVFNGEYIAGNQFISPANPYYDQKMPVAKRDVAKAKQLLKDAGQSSLAFTLVVPPERDRQEASLILHAMWAEAGITANLQTQENVTMLQSGRKGDFEAYFTFWSGRPDPDGNVYSFTTCKGAQNDSHYCNADVDALLTKARQVADQAERKKLYDQATEIMAKDVPRLILWHRRVFTAFSSRVQGFTPYPDGIIRFRGLKLN, encoded by the coding sequence GTGAGAGCCATCCTGACCATCCTGACCGCGATCCTGCTGTTCCTACCCGCCCCGGCCCACGCCCAGAGCGTGCTCCGCATCGGGCTCAACGACGACCCGGACGCGCTCGACCCGACAATCAGCCGCGCCTACACCGGCCGCCTGGTCTTCGCCGCGCTCTGCGACAAGCTCTTCGACGTCACCCCAGACCTCAAGATCGTGCCCCAGCTCGCCACCGGGTACGAGTGGGCGGCCGACCGCAAGTCGATCGTGATCAAGCTGCGCCCGGGCGTGCGCTTCCAGGACGGCGAGCCGTTCAACGCGGAGGCGGTGCGCTTCAACATCGACCGCCACCAGAACACGCCAGGATCCTTCCGCAAGTCGGAGATCGCCGAGATCGCCAGCGTGGACGTGGTGAACGACCTCACGGTGCGCTTCAACCTCTCGCAGCCGCTGGTGCCCCTGCTCGCCGCGCTGACCGACCGCGCCGGCATGATGGTCTCGCCCAAGGCGGCCAAGGCTCTCGGCGACAAGCTCGGCACCCAGCCGGTCTGCGCCGGCCCCTACAAGTTCGTGCAGCGGGTGGCCCAGGGCAAGATCGTGGTGGAGAAGGTGGCCGACTACTGGGACAAGGGCGCCTTCTCAATCGACCGCATCGAGTTCGTGCCCATCACCGACTCCACCTCGCGCTTGGCCAGCCTGCGCTCCGGCGACCTGCAGATGATCGAGCGCGCGTCACCCACCGACCTGGCCGAGATCCGGGGCGACTCGAAGCTGAAGGTGACCGGCGTGCCCGAGCTGGGCTACCAGATGATTCCCCTGAACGTGGCGAACGGCGCGAAGAGCAAGGTCTTCGCGGACGCCCGCGTGCGCCAGGCCCTGGATCTCGCGATCGACCGCGAGACGCTGGTGAAGACCGTGTTCAATGGCGAGTACATCGCGGGCAACCAGTTCATCAGCCCGGCCAACCCGTACTACGACCAGAAGATGCCGGTCGCCAAGCGCGACGTCGCGAAGGCGAAGCAGCTCCTCAAGGACGCGGGGCAGTCGAGCCTCGCCTTCACGCTGGTGGTGCCCCCGGAGCGCGATCGGCAGGAGGCGTCGCTGATCCTGCACGCCATGTGGGCGGAGGCCGGCATCACCGCGAACCTCCAGACGCAGGAGAACGTGACGATGCTGCAATCCGGGCGCAAGGGCGACTTCGAGGCCTACTTTACGTTCTGGAGCGGCCGGCCCGACCCCGACGGCAACGTCTACTCGTTCACGACCTGCAAGGGCGCGCAGAACGACAGCCACTACTGCAACGCCGACGTGGACGCGCTGCTCACCAAGGCCCGGCAGGTCGCGGATCAGGCCGAGCGCAAGAAGCTCTACGACCAGGCCACCGAGATCATGGCGAAGGACGTGCCGCGTCTGATCCTATGGCACCGCCGCGTCTTCACCGCGTTCAGCAGCCGGGTGCAAGGCTTCACGCCCTACCCCGACGGGATCATCCGCTTCCGAGGCCTCAAGCTGAACTGA
- a CDS encoding ABC transporter permease: MVLWLYVARRIAILVPTLFFVSVLIFSLQQLLPGDAAVALAGEENDPAAVAAIRARYHLDRPVVVQYGLWLGRVLVGDFGESLRSRIPVRELLASKLPVTVELAFCSMLIALCIGIPAGILSATRKGTAVDVVANFFALSGLSVPHFWLGIMLILLFAVRLGWLPASGYVPPWEDLRRNLTTILLPSLVLGTGVAGVIMRHTRSAMLQTLGADYVRTARAKSVPERLVVLKHALRNALIPVITLGAIEFGRLLSGAVLTEQVFAIPGFGKLLVDGVFNRDYAVVQAVVLVSAMLYVLLNLGADVLYFLANPRLRDST, translated from the coding sequence ATGGTGCTCTGGCTCTACGTGGCGCGCCGGATCGCGATCCTGGTGCCCACGCTGTTCTTCGTCTCGGTGCTCATCTTCTCGCTGCAGCAGCTGCTGCCTGGCGACGCGGCGGTGGCGCTGGCCGGCGAGGAGAACGACCCGGCCGCGGTCGCGGCCATCCGCGCGCGCTACCACCTGGATCGGCCGGTCGTGGTGCAGTATGGCCTCTGGCTCGGCCGCGTGCTGGTCGGCGACTTCGGCGAGTCGCTGCGCAGCCGCATCCCGGTGCGCGAGCTGCTGGCTTCCAAGCTGCCGGTCACGGTGGAGCTGGCGTTCTGCTCGATGCTGATCGCGCTCTGCATCGGCATCCCGGCCGGCATCCTCTCGGCCACCCGCAAGGGCACGGCGGTGGACGTGGTGGCCAACTTCTTCGCGCTCTCCGGTCTTTCCGTGCCGCACTTCTGGCTGGGCATCATGCTCATCTTGTTGTTCGCGGTGCGCCTGGGCTGGCTGCCCGCCTCCGGCTACGTGCCGCCCTGGGAGGACCTGCGCCGGAACCTGACCACGATCCTGCTGCCCTCGCTCGTGCTCGGCACCGGCGTGGCCGGCGTCATCATGCGCCACACCCGCAGCGCGATGCTGCAGACCCTCGGCGCCGACTACGTGCGCACCGCGCGGGCCAAGAGCGTGCCCGAGCGCCTGGTGGTGCTGAAGCACGCCCTGCGCAACGCGCTGATCCCGGTTATCACCCTGGGCGCCATCGAGTTCGGCCGCTTGCTCTCCGGCGCGGTGCTCACCGAGCAGGTCTTCGCCATTCCCGGCTTCGGCAAGCTGCTGGTCGACGGCGTGTTCAACCGCGACTACGCGGTGGTGCAGGCGGTGGTGCTGGTCTCGGCCATGCTCTACGTGCTGCTGAACCTGGGCGCCGACGTGCTGTACTTCCTGGCCAACCCGCGCTTGCGGGACTCCACGTGA